The following is a genomic window from Rutidosis leptorrhynchoides isolate AG116_Rl617_1_P2 chromosome 8, CSIRO_AGI_Rlap_v1, whole genome shotgun sequence.
AAAGCATTCAGAGGACTTTATAACCACTCCGTCCAATTAACTCCACTCTTTTTAAACCTAGCATACAACCAATTAAAACTATCAATGACTATGCTATCAAAAACATGACACTTGCGAAACTTTGAACCTTTAAAGGTAATGTTGTTTCGAAGCTGCCAAACATTCCAAAGAGTAGAGAAGATAACCACCCGAACAATCGTTCTTTGCTTCCCATTTATGAGAACACCGTCCACCCATGACCATAAGCCATCCATCGAGTTGCATTCTGGAATATCCAAGTTTATCCAGGTTGCTACTTTACTCCAAATTTCCATGCCAGtatcatatttttttattaaatgCAAGTCATCTTCTAGTCCATTAGCCCATACACAAC
Proteins encoded in this region:
- the LOC139864078 gene encoding uncharacterized protein, coding for MIDKIDQQDPSQPTIWCKYVSIKINVLIWRMRLRRLTTKLNLLAKGMEFDNGFCCVWANGLEDDLHLIKKYDTGMEIWSKVATWINLDIPECNSMDGLWSWVDGVLINGKQRTIVRVVIFSTLWNVWQLRNNITFKGSKFRKCHVFDSIVIDSFNWLYARFKKSGVNWTEWL